The genomic window CCCAGGAGGACCTAAAAAAATCAATCTTGCCACTATTGTTTTACCATTCCTTCGTAGCGCTGAGAGATGACATAAGTGCGAACTTGTCTTGCGGTATCAATCGCCACACCGACAAGAATTAGCAAAGATGTTGCTCCTAGTCCTCTAAAAGTTGGTACGCCTACCGCGCTTTCTACCGCCGTCGGAATAATTGCAACAGTTCCTAAAAACAACGCACCAAGTAAAGTTAAGCGATTTAAAACCCCCTCAACATATTCGCTGGTTGCTTTTCCAGGACGAATCCCTGGAATACTAGCGCCCATTTTCTTCAAGTTTTGCGACAAATCAACGGGGTTAACAATTAACGACGCATAGAAATAACTAAAGAAAACAATGGAAACTAGATAAACTAGCGCGTAAGCCCAAGGAGCAGAACCGCCGGGGCTAAGATAGTTGGTAGCAATATTGCTTATAGTTGCGTTTCCAGTTGCGTTAGCTAAAAACGCTGGCAAAATCAGGATACTAGAAGCAAAAATAATCGGCATTACTCCCCCCTGAATTAACTGCAAAGGTAAGTAACTGCGCCGTTCTTCTTGAACTTTTCGCCCAACTTGACGACGAGCAGAAAGAATCGGAATTTTGCGGCTGGCTTCTTGCACAAAAACAATGCCCACAATGGTTACGAGAAACACCAATAGGAGGACAACAACCCGACCTACGGCCGCTCTACCACCCGTTTGAGCAAAAGTAACTGTATCGCCTAAAGACTTGGGTAAAGCCGCGACAATGTTGACGAAAATCAGCAAAGATGCGCCATTTCCAACCCCGCGCTCAGTAATTAGTTCTGATGCCCACATAATGAACATGGAACCCGCTATAAGTGCGATCGCAGTTTGAACTACAAAAGCTGGGCCTGGTACAATCGCAAAAGGTCGCACCCAAATAGCAGCAATAAAAATACTCTGCAAAACTGCCCAACCAAAAGAAACATAGCGGGTAATTTGCGAGATTTTCCGTCGTCCTGCTTCCCCTTCATTTTTTTGTAAGTTTTCTAAAGCGGGAATTGCTGCCGTTAACAATTGAATAATAATCGAGGCGTTAATGTAGGGCAAAATGCCTAAAGCAAAGATGCCCAAGGTAGAAAGTCCACCACCGGAAAAGATGTCTAAAAAGCCAATAATCGCGTTATTATTTTGTACGGCTTGGGTAAACTGTTCGCGGTTAATACCTGGGATGGGTAAAAACACACCAAGACGCGCCAATATTAAGATCCCAATGGTGACAAACAGCCGTCCTCTAAGTCCGGCGGTTTGTGCCATCTGCATAAAAGTTTCTTGAGCAGTTGGGGCTTTATCTCGACTAATCATAAAGTACCTTTTTAATTATTTTGGCACTGCGTTGTTTACGGCTAAAACGTGCTAAAAATTTAGCCTATACTATTTGACAACTGCCCCCAGCCGCTTCAATTTTGCTTTTAGCCGATGCTGTAAAAGCAGCAGCTTGAACTGTAAGCGGTACAGTTAGTTCGCCATCTCCCAAGATTTTTAACGAGCCTTTAAATGCCGTTAAAATTCCGGCAGCTTTTAAAGAAGCAACATTTACTTCGGTATTGGCAGCTAAATCGGCGAGTTTGGAGACATTAATAATAGTGTAAACTTTCCGGTTGACGAGGGGAAAGCCCTTCAACTTAGGAACGCGACGGTACAAAGGCTGCTGTCCACCTTCAAAGCCGGGTCTGGTACTGCTACCAGAACGAGCTTTTTGTCCGCGCATCCCCTTACCCGCACTAGCTCCCTGTCCGGCGGCAATTCCTCGCCCTAAGCGGCTAGAGCGTTTTCTTGAGCCTTTTTGGGGCTTGGCATCATTTAATCGCATAGTGGTTAAGTAGTGTAAAGATTTTCAATGGGTACGCCGCGCTCTTGAGCTACTTCAGACATAGTGCGGAGAGTGGAAAGCGCATTAACTGCCGCCCGTGCATTATTAAGCGGATTATTTGAGCCGAGTTGTTTTGCTAAAATATTGCGAACTCCAGCGAGTTCTAATACCGTGCGTACTGCACCCCCCGCAATTACTCCAGTTCCGGGAGCCGCCGGACGCATCATAACTTTAGCACCGCCCCCTACACCGTTTGTAGGATGGGGAATTGAGTTACTTTTAGTAATTGGCACGTCGATTAAGTGCTTTTTGCCATCAGCTACGCCTTTTTTAACAGCGCCGATGACATCTCCAGCTTTACCCACCCCGATACCAACTTGACCGCGTTCGTTGCCGATCGCTACAATGGCACGGAAACTGAGTTTTTTACCACCTTTAACTACTTTGCTGACGCGGCGAATTTGAATCACGCGCTCTTGAAAAGTAACTTCTTTCTCTTTCGTGCGCTTATTAGTTTTGCGCCGTTCGGTTGCCATAATTTATATTCCTCAGTAGATATTGCTTTAAAAATCTAACCCAGCTTCCCGTGCGGCTTCAGCAAGGGCTTTAATCCGACCGTGATAGAGGTTTCCGCCCCGGTCAAATACAACTTTGGATATGCCTTTTTCTAAGGCTCGTGTAGCGATGAGTTTACCGACTTCGGTAGAGGCAGCACAAGTAGCGCCTAATTCCATTACTTTTATTGCAGCTTCTACCGTAGAAGCCGCCGCCATAGTTAGATGCTGAGTATCATCTATGACTTGAGCATAAATATGTTGATTGGAGCGAAAAACTGCCAAACGCGGGCGAGCTTGGCTGCCGAAAACTTTGCCACGAACGCGGCGGTGTCGGCGGATTTTTGATTGATGGCGAGTGAGTTTCATGTTTACTTCTTACCTGTCTTACCAGCTTTACGTCTAACCGCTTCTCCGGCGTAGCGAATACCTTTACCTTTGTAAGGTTCGGGAGGACGAACGGCGCGAATTTTGGCGGCGGTATTGCCTACTTCTTCTTTGTTAAATCCACTAACGATAACGTTGGTGTTTGTTTCGACAGCAATGGTTACGCCGTCGGGAGGTTCAATAATTACGGGATGGCTGTAGCCTACGTTTAAAGTTAGGGTACGTCCTTGAACTTGAGCGCGATAGCCTACCCCTTGAATTTCCAAACGGCGCTGAAATCCTTGAGATACTCCTTCAACCATGTTGGCAACTAAGGTACGGGATAAGCCGTGCATTTGCCGAGCGGGGCGGGATTCATCGCGCCGCTTCACCAGCAGGGTATCGCCTTCTTGTTCTATTGTTACTGTATTAGAAAGAACCCGCGATAGTTCGCCTTTTGGCCCTTTAACAGCAACGTGCGACCCATCAATCGTGACAGTAACTTTATTCGGTACAGTAATGGGAAGCTTACCAATTCTAGACATAACTACTTACTCCTATTGATTAGCGGTAATAGTGCCGCTAATGTTTCTACCAGACGTAGCACAGAATTTCGCCCCCTAGTCCTTGACGGCGGGCTTCGCGGTCGGTCATGATGCCGCTAGAAGTGGAGATAATTGCAATGCCAATTCCACCTAATACACGCGGTAGCTCTTTGTGGTTGGCGTAAACGCGCAAACCAGGTTTGCTAATCCGCTTTAAGGCATTAATTAAGGGTTGACGGTTTTTACCTTTGTATTTTAAGGCGATCGTCAAGTTGCATTTGATTCCTTCTCCTTCTTCGCCAACTTCGGCAATAAAGCCTTCGCTTTGCAGCACTTTAGCAATATTACGAGTTACTTTTGTTGCTGGTACGTGCGTCACCTGATGCCGTGCCATATTGGCGTTGCGGATGCGCGTCAGCATATCTGCAATTGTGTCGTTAGCCGCCATCGTTTCCTCTTTACAATTTTATTGATCGTTTCGAAAAGGCATTCCAATTTCTTTAAGCAAAGCCCGACCTTCTTCGTCTGTTTTGGCTGTGGTGATAATGGAAATATCTAAGCCACGAACTTGATCGATGCTGTCATATTCCACTTCAGGAAATATTATTTGTTCTCTTACGCCCAAGGTATAGTTACCGCGTCCGTCAAAGCTTTTGGGGCTAATGCCGCGAAAGTCGCGGATTCGGGGTAAAGATAAACCGATTAGACGGTCTAAAAAGTCATACATCCGATCGCCACGCAATGTCACCATCAAGCCGACGGGCATTCCTTGACGAATTTTAAAACCCGCGATCGCTTTTTTAGCGCGAGTAACTACAGGTTTTTGTCCAGTAATTACAGCGACTTCCTTTAAAGAAGCTTCTAAAGATTTAGCGTTTTGCGCTGCTTCTCCCAATCCCCGGTTAATCGTGACTTTAATCACCTTGGGAACTTCTTGAACGTTCTCGTAGTGGAATTGTTCAACTAATTTAGGAACAATTGTTTGCTGATATAAGCTTTTAAGTCGAGTTGCCATAGTTTTGAGCTTTTCCCTGGTCTTTGTCAGGGCTAATAAGTTGAATAAAATAGCTTGGAAATGCTATTTATCCAGGATTTCCCCAGTTTTTTTCAGCATCCGTAGTTTGCGCCCTTGTTCGTTAAAGGTGTAACAAACCCGACTAGCTACATTTTGCTTGGTCGAATACAACATCACATTTGAGCTATGAATGGGAAATTCGGAAGTAACAATTCTCCCCGATTCTCCTTCTTGCTGAGGTTTGACGTGTTTTGTTTTAATATTCACGCCCTTAACTGTGACTTTGCTAGTTTTGGAAAAAACTTCGACAATTTCGCCAACTTTGCCGCGATCTTTACCAGCGATAACTTGCACAGTATCGCCAGTTTTGACATGCATTTTGTGCCGTTGGGGCAGCTTGTTTGATTGCTTGGTTGTTGCCATTACAGTACCTCTGGAGCCAGAGAAACAATTTTAGTAAAGTTTTTATCTCTTAGTTCCCGCGCCACTGGACCAAAGACGCGAGTGCCTCTAGGATTGCCATCAGCATTGATAATTACGGCGGCGTTATCGTCAAAACGAATGCACATACCGCTATCACGGTTCATGCCTTTACGAGTACGCACGATTACAGCGCGGACAACATCGGACTTTTTGACCGCCATGTTGGGACTAGCGTCTTTAACCACAGCGATAATTACATCGCCAACGTTGCCGTAGCGACGATTGCCACCACCGCCACCTAAGACGCGGATACACATCAATTTTCTCGCGCCGCTATTATCGGCGACGGTAAGATAAGTTTGGGGTTGAATCACGGTTGCGCCTCCTCTGTAGCTTCAGTAGTAGCTACCGTCCGGTTGAGGATATCAATTACTACCCAGCGCTTAGTTTTGCTCAAAGGTCTGGTTTCTTGAATGCGGACGCGATCGCCCACTACACATTTATTTTCTTCGTCGTGAACTTTGTAGCGCTGAGTGCGGACTACAATTTTGCCGTACTTAGGATGAGGAGAGCGGTTTTCGATGGCTACTACCACCGTTTTTTGCATTTTATCGCTCACCACTAAGCCAACTCTTTCTTTGACTGCCATAATTACTTACTCTGGTACTGCGATGGCTGCGAGTTTGCGTTCGTGTTCTACACTTAGTAACTGCGCTAACCGATGTTTGGCGTGGCGGAACATATGAGGCTTTTCTAGCTGTCTGGTAGCTTTTTGCAACCGCAACTGAAATAACTGCTTTTTGACGGCGTTAATTTGCTCGTTTAGTTCTTCGTCGTTTAAGCTTCGAGCTTCAGAAATTTTTGGAAGTGCCATTATTTATACTTCCTCCAATTGTTCGCGCATAATAAACTTGGTATGAATGGGCAGCTTATGAGACGCAAGGCGCATAGCTTCACGGGCTGTAGCTTCGGGAACACCAGTAATTTCAAATAAAATTCGTCCTGGCTTAACTACAGCTACCCAAAATTCGGGCGAACCTTTACCAGAACCCATCCGAGTTTCGGCAGGGCGCATAGTTACAGGCTTATCGGGGAAAATCCGAATCCAGATTTTGCCACCGCGACGCAAGTAACGGTTCATAGCTCGACGACTAGCTTCGATTTGCCTTGATGTAATCCAAGAGGGTTCTTGAGCTTGCAAGCCATAATCGCCAAAGTTTAGGGTGCTACCTTTAGTAGCTAGTCCTCTCATTCGTCCGCGCTGTTGTTTGCGGAATTTTGTTCTTCTTGGACTTAACATGACATTAATCAGGAAGTGGGTAGGGCGGAAACAAATAGCTAACTATTAATTTCCTTCGTTGGAGCGGTCTTCAAACTGTTGGCGACGGCGACCTTGGCGACGGCGCGGTTGATTATTGTCGTCAGGAGTAGGTTGCTGTTCTTGTCCGGGGATAATTTCACCCTTAAAGACCCACACTTTTACACCCAAGATCCCGTAAATAGTTTTAGCGGTGCAGTAGGCGTAATCAATATCAGCACGTAAAGTATGCAGGGGTACTCTGCCTTCACGAGTCCATTCTGTCCGGGCAATTTCTGCACCGTTGAGACGACCGCCGACTTGAATTCTGATCCCTTGAATCCCGGCTCTTTGAGCGCGTTGGATCGATTGGCGAACTACACGACGGAAGGAAACCCGGCGCTCTAGTTGTCCGGCGATGTACTCGGCGATTAAATAAGCATTAGCGTCAACTTGAGGCACTTCTACCACGTTGATGCGAATTTGCCGATTGCCGCCTAATAGTTCGTTAAGTCCGTTACGTAGGGCTTCGATGCCCGTACCGCCACGACCTACGACTACACCGGGACGAGCCGTACTAACTTCTAGCTCGATTTGGTCGGCTTTACGAGAAATTTTTACTTCAGCAATTCCGGCGTTATTCGCTGCCAGACGACCGAGTTTTTTTTCTATATACTGCCGCAACTTATAGTCTTCTTGAAGCAAACTCGGATAGCGCTGAGGATCGGCAAACCATTGCGAGCGATGCTCCTGCGTGATACCCAAGCGGAAACCGACTGGATTTATCTTTTGTCCCACAATTTAACGAGTCCTTGTGTGATTATTTACTTGGTTGGTGCGCCGATCGCAACGGCTACAGTAATGTGGCACGTTGGTTTGCGAATTTGGTAAGCCCGACCTTGCGCTCTTGGTTGAAAGCGTTTGAGTACAGGCCCTTGGTCAGCAAAGGCTTGAGAGATTTTTAGTTCGGCGGGATCGAGTCCTTCGTTATGCTCGGCGTTGGCGACGGCGCTCCGCAAGACTTTGAGGACGGGATCGCAGGCACGATAAGGCATAAATTCCAGAATTATTAATGCTTCCCTGTACGATCGCCCGCGAATTTGGTCGAGAACTCGGCGCACCTTAAAAGGGGACATCCGAATGTAACGAGCGATCGCTTTGATTTCTTTTTGATCTGTAGCCATAATTTTCTCCTGTAGCTTTTAGGGGCTAAAAGCTTTATCTCCCGGCTTTTTTGTCACTTTTGGAGTGACCGCGAAACGTCCGAGTTGGGGCAAATTCGCCTAATTTGTGTCCAACCATTTGTTCGCTTAAGAAAACTGGTATGTGCTGTCTACCGTTGTGGACTGCGATCGTATGACCGACCATTTGCGGCAAAATTGTCGAAGCCCGCGACCAAGTTTTGATTACTTGTTTTTCACCTTTGGCATTTAGCTTTTCAACTTTGGTAAGTAAGCTATCGGCTACAAAAGGCCCTTTTTTTAGCGATCGACCCATAATTTAATACTTTTGAAAGTAAGCGATTAGTTTTGAGACAAAAAGAACTGATTTAAGACTCTCTACCGCCTCTACCGCGTTTCGAGGATTTGCGCCGACGACGGATAATTAGAGCGCTACTAGCTTTCTTCTTCTTCCGAGTCTTGTAACCCAAGGTTGGTTTACCCCAAGGAGTAACAGGGCCTGGTCTACCAATAGGCGCTCTACCTTCACCACCTCCGTGGGGATGGTCTACGGGGTTCATGACGCTACCTCTAACTTTGGGGCGGCGACCTTTCCAACGATTGCGTCCAGCTTTACCCGCACTCAGGTTTCTCATTTCTGAGTTACCTACTTGACCTAAAGTTGCGTAGCATTCGCGGCGGACTAACCGAACTTCCCCAGAGGGCAACTTGAGAGTAACGTAATCACCCTCTTTTGCTACTACTTGAGCGCTTGCACCCGCAGAACGAACCATTTGCCCACCTTTTCCGGCGGTTAGTTCGACGTTGTGGACGCTTGTACCCAAAGGAATTTTAGATAAAGGTAAGGCGTTTCCGTCTTCGTAAGGTGAATCGGGACCGGAGATAATCATTGTCCCGACGGCTAAACCTGCGGGGTGAAGAATATATCTTTTTTCCCCATCTCGGTAAAATAGCAAAGCAATTCGAGCGTTGCGATTGGGATCGTACTCGATAGCTGCTACTTTTGCGGGAATGTTGTGTTTATCGCGTTTAAAATCGATCTCACGATAAAGTTGCTTGTGTCCGCCACCGCGACGACGGCTAGTAATTACACCGCGATTGTTTCGCCCTTTGGGACGATGAACGGTATAAGTTAAGCTTTTTTCCGGTTCGCTTTTGGTAATTTCCCCAAAGTCGGAAACAGTGCATTGGCGAGTGCTGGAAGTGTATGGTTTATAAGAACGAGTACCCATAATTAGTAGTTTTGAGTTTTAAGGTTTGAGTTATTAAGACACTTTGAACTGATAACTAACTACACTTCCGGGAATAGCGCTTGTCTAATTTTTTCTTCGTCGCCAGGAGCTAAAGTAACGATCGCTTTTTTATATTGCGGTTTGTACCCGGTATGCTTGCCTACTCGCTTTTGTTTGCGGGGGGGCATATAGGTATTTACTTTAGTAATTTTGACTTGAAACAAGCTTTCGATCGCGGCTTTAATTGCTGGCTTGGTAGCGTTAGGAGTGACGGCAAAAGTGTATTTGTTTTGCTCCATCAGCAGGGTAGCTTTTTCAGTCACAATTGGGCGACGCACGATATCCGGTAGATTCCGCTCATCAAACTGAGTCACTGTAAACCTCCTGGATTTTTGCTAAAGCGGCGGCGGTAGTGATAATTTTGTCGGCGTTTAGCACGTCGTAAATATTCAACTGGTGAGCCGGATACATTTTTAAGCCAGCAACGTTACGGGCTGATAGATAAATGTTTTGGTTTGGTTCGGTAACAATTAACAAAATTTTGGCGCTGCTATCAACTCCCCAACGAGCGATCGCACTGAGCAATTCTTTTGTCTTTGGTTTAGAAAACTGATCGCCAAATTCTTCCACCACTACCATGTCGTTAGTGCGGCTAAAAAATGCGGTTCTTAATGCTAAACGGCGCTCTTTGCGGTTTAGTTTTGTCTCAAAGTCTCTTGGTTTTGGTCCAAAAATAACACCGCCACCTCTCCACAATGGAGAACGAATCGATCCGGCTCTAGCGCGACCTGTTCCTTTTTGTCGCCAAGGTTTGCGACCACCACCGCGAACTTCAGCGCGGGTTTTTGTACAAGCGTTTCCTTGCCTAGCGTTGGCTAGTTGGCGGATTAAGGCACGATGAACAACGTGAGAAGCGGTTTTCTCTTTAGCAACTTTTAATTCTAAAGTTGTTTGCCCGACTTCCTCTCCTTGCCAATTTTTTACTACACAATCAACCATATTGGCTTACCTCGTAACAGCTAAAGCTTGCGCGTTTAACTATCGATTTGACTTTTACTTTTTAAGTGGAGCGTTTTAACCTTTTAGCTGGCGAAATACTTAGTAGTGCGCCAGGTTTGCCAGGAATTGCCCCTTTGATTAATAACAAGTTGCGTTCTGGATCTACTCTAACGATGGTGAGCTTGCCAATAGTGACGCGCTTACCGCCCAATCGTCCCGCCATTTTTTTACCAGGATAGACGCGACCTGGGGTAGTACCCGCACCGATAGATCCGGGCGCTCGGTGGTTTTTAGAACCGTGAGACATTGGACCTCTGCCAAAATTATGCCGTTTTTGATAACCAGCAAAACCCCGACCGATACTTGTCCCTGTAACATCAACAATTTGCCCGGCGGCAAATATTTCTGCTGTAAGTTGCTGACCAGGAGTATATTCGCTGGAATTATCAGCAAGATACTCGCGCAAATGACGCAATGGCGGCGCTGAAGACTTGCTCAGATGCCCCAATTCTGGTTTGTTTAACGATTTTGGCTTTACTTCTTTAAATCCAACTTGGATGGCGCTGTAGCCATCGGTTTGAGTTGTCTTAACTTGGGTAACAGTGCAGGGCCCAGCTTGAACGATAGTTACAGGGATAGCCCGTCCTATTTCGTCAAAGATTTGGGTCATGCCCAGCTTGGTGCCGAGGATTCCTACAGACACGGGTAACTGGTTCTCCTTTTTTCACGCATGGGGTGGTTTTGATTTCTAGTGCGATCGCCAGCATTTAAGCTCTGTTGCAGCACAGAAATATCTAGAATTTCAGCATTACCCGAAATTCTTTTATTTTGATGATTGTTCAGCAATTGCCAACATTAGCAAGAAATCGCTTCTACAAGTTCCAGGGTATTTGAGGACTTAAGCGCATCAATCGCTTAGTATCCCGCACATTAATTTGTGCTAATAACAAATCTTTAAATAAGCTTGCTATTCCTGGCTTTGGGGCTGCTATTTGTAATTAGACTGCTATAACCTTGGGGCGATATTTAACGGATAAAACAATTTTTATCTGAACTCACTCCGGCATAATTTACAGTTAAACTAATCAATTTTGACCACGATCTAATAGTTTAGATGAAGATGAGTAAATTGACAACTCTAATTATCGGAAATTAGCACTGGTGGCGATCGCAATAAAAAGAACAAATCTTTAACGGGCTGCTTTTAATGCCATCGATAGAGATAATAAAAACATTAAGTATAGTTAACAACAAAAGTAATGGCGCTAATTACCACTGGCAAGCAACTGATTCGAGACTTGGAAAAATCGGGGGCGTTGGGTTTGTACGTACCGCCAGAGGGTGGTTACGAAGGACGCTATCAAAGGAGAGTTCGAGCGGCGGGTTATACAACCTTACTAATGACGGCACGTGGTTTGGGAGACTTGGCGGCTTATCTCACTGGAGTGCATGGAGTTCGCCCCGCTCATTTAGGTAAAAAAGATATTAGAGTTTATTACTTACCACCAATTGTTAACTACCATTTGGAAAATTTGCCGCCCAAGTCCAAAGGGCTAGTTTTGTGGATGATGGAAGGGCATTTGCTTTCTAACCAAGAAATAGAATATTTGGCTTCGTTACCACAACTAGAGCCAAGAGTGAAGATAGCGATTGAAAGAGGCGGCGATCGCTTCTTTCGTTGGATGCCGTTAAAAGAAACCTTAGAAGCGAGTTACAAAGCAGTATAGAGAGCTTTTATTTGGGTAATTCAGCATCAACGAGCGATCGCAAATCTGGGGGTAAAGTTTGCACAAGCCGAACTTGAGAAACATTTTGGGCGATCGCTCTTGTATAGTTAGCGCTTAAATAAGGTAAATATTGGGCATCATTGGCGACGTAAGCAGAGCTAAAAGCAACACTCAAGGCTCTCATATAGCGCCGAATTAAGTTAGGGTGAGCGCCGTAGATAGGAATAGGTAAGCTTATAGGAGAAGTAGCGGGGTCAGGTTCGGAAAGTGTAGAAAAGTGAGTTCCACCTTCTAGTAATACTAGATATTTTTTCTCGGTAGTTAACCAGCTAAAAGGGATAATTTGCTCGGATAAAGCTGGTGCAACCGTGTCATCGCTGCTACTGACAATCATTAAGGGAATGGAAATTTTACTGAGGCTTTCTTCCCCAAAAATGCTGTTACTCAAAGGATTAATAGCGATCGCGGCTTTAACTCGCAAGTCGCGCAAGTTGTACTGAGTTACAGGCAATTCTAAAGCCCGACATTGCAGAAGTAGAGATATATTCCAAGCATCAACGCGATTTTTACAGTCTTTTTGCAGTTGAGAGAAATTAATCGGAGCGCCAGCTAAAGCTAGTGCGGTATAACCGCCATAGGATTGTCCAATAACTCCTACTTGGTCTAAGTTAAGTTGGTAGGTGGAATCGTTTTGGTCAAGCAACTGGAGGCGATCGAGTAAATAAGTTACATCGTAAGGACGATTGATAAATTCGCTGGGTTCTTCGGCGGTGTTAACTCGTCCTGTTAGCAGATTTTGCACTCTTTCGGTATTGCTCCCAGGATGTTCGGGGACAGCGACAGCAAACCCATAGGAGACTAGGTGCGTAGCTAGATAAGCTAGAGTTGTGCGATCGCTTGCTAAACCATGAGAAATTACGATTACCGGGGCTGGGCGAGAAGTAACGGGGATGTAAAAATCGGCAATATAATTGCGATCGCGCCTTTTGTCGTTTAGGGTCAGCGTTTGTTTATTCCACTTAAAACGCCCATTGCTGCGGAGATCGGGTAATTGGGAAAAATCCGTTACTCCAGTATTAGCTTCAGTTTCCGATTGTTTGGCGATAGAAGCGATCGCGGTATTGGTGCGATTGATAATAGTTTCTACTTCCTCAGCAAGTTGCAGACTGCGGTTTAAATCTACCCGAATACTGTTGCTAGGAAAGTGGCGCAAAACATTTAATAATGTCAATCCTTCCTTATCGGCGGCGGCTAACACTAGAGCCGAGCGTAAGGCATAAACCCCCGTTTGTCGGGACTCTGTTTGAATAATTTGCCCAATTCTTTGTAGTAAATCTTCCCCTTGAGGGGTGTAAAAAAACTGAGAAATGGCGACGGGTTCTAAATTTACTCGCGTCATCAAAACTCGCCGCAACTGTTCCATTACCTGGGGTTCGGTATAATTGGCATAGGCGGCTAAATCGTCATTAATTATGCCTTTTTTGGCGTAAATTTCTAAAGCATCAACAGAAATTGAGCGCTCGAAAGCTGAATAAGAAACATAAATGCGTTGGGCGGCTATGGTGGGACGAGGTAAGGCGAAGGAAGGTATTAGTAGAGATATAGCGATCGCCAGGGTTTGGAATGCTTTGTGTTTGAGCATAATTAAATTTTCGGGGATGATTTACCTAAAGCGATCGCCATTGAGCCAG from Synechocystis sp. PCC 7509 includes these protein-coding regions:
- the secY gene encoding preprotein translocase subunit SecY, translating into MISRDKAPTAQETFMQMAQTAGLRGRLFVTIGILILARLGVFLPIPGINREQFTQAVQNNNAIIGFLDIFSGGGLSTLGIFALGILPYINASIIIQLLTAAIPALENLQKNEGEAGRRKISQITRYVSFGWAVLQSIFIAAIWVRPFAIVPGPAFVVQTAIALIAGSMFIMWASELITERGVGNGASLLIFVNIVAALPKSLGDTVTFAQTGGRAAVGRVVVLLLVFLVTIVGIVFVQEASRKIPILSARRQVGRKVQEERRSYLPLQLIQGGVMPIIFASSILILPAFLANATGNATISNIATNYLSPGGSAPWAYALVYLVSIVFFSYFYASLIVNPVDLSQNLKKMGASIPGIRPGKATSEYVEGVLNRLTLLGALFLGTVAIIPTAVESAVGVPTFRGLGATSLLILVGVAIDTARQVRTYVISQRYEGMVKQ
- the rplO gene encoding 50S ribosomal protein L15, whose translation is MRLNDAKPQKGSRKRSSRLGRGIAAGQGASAGKGMRGQKARSGSSTRPGFEGGQQPLYRRVPKLKGFPLVNRKVYTIINVSKLADLAANTEVNVASLKAAGILTAFKGSLKILGDGELTVPLTVQAAAFTASAKSKIEAAGGSCQIV
- the rpsE gene encoding 30S ribosomal protein S5 → MATERRKTNKRTKEKEVTFQERVIQIRRVSKVVKGGKKLSFRAIVAIGNERGQVGIGVGKAGDVIGAVKKGVADGKKHLIDVPITKSNSIPHPTNGVGGGAKVMMRPAAPGTGVIAGGAVRTVLELAGVRNILAKQLGSNNPLNNARAAVNALSTLRTMSEVAQERGVPIENLYTT
- the rplR gene encoding 50S ribosomal protein L18 yields the protein MKLTRHQSKIRRHRRVRGKVFGSQARPRLAVFRSNQHIYAQVIDDTQHLTMAAASTVEAAIKVMELGATCAASTEVGKLIATRALEKGISKVVFDRGGNLYHGRIKALAEAAREAGLDF
- the rplF gene encoding 50S ribosomal protein L6 codes for the protein MSRIGKLPITVPNKVTVTIDGSHVAVKGPKGELSRVLSNTVTIEQEGDTLLVKRRDESRPARQMHGLSRTLVANMVEGVSQGFQRRLEIQGVGYRAQVQGRTLTLNVGYSHPVIIEPPDGVTIAVETNTNVIVSGFNKEEVGNTAAKIRAVRPPEPYKGKGIRYAGEAVRRKAGKTGKK
- the rpsH gene encoding 30S ribosomal protein S8, which encodes MAANDTIADMLTRIRNANMARHQVTHVPATKVTRNIAKVLQSEGFIAEVGEEGEGIKCNLTIALKYKGKNRQPLINALKRISKPGLRVYANHKELPRVLGGIGIAIISTSSGIMTDREARRQGLGGEILCYVW
- the rplE gene encoding 50S ribosomal protein L5; the encoded protein is MATRLKSLYQQTIVPKLVEQFHYENVQEVPKVIKVTINRGLGEAAQNAKSLEASLKEVAVITGQKPVVTRAKKAIAGFKIRQGMPVGLMVTLRGDRMYDFLDRLIGLSLPRIRDFRGISPKSFDGRGNYTLGVREQIIFPEVEYDSIDQVRGLDISIITTAKTDEEGRALLKEIGMPFRNDQ
- the rplX gene encoding 50S ribosomal protein L24, producing the protein MATTKQSNKLPQRHKMHVKTGDTVQVIAGKDRGKVGEIVEVFSKTSKVTVKGVNIKTKHVKPQQEGESGRIVTSEFPIHSSNVMLYSTKQNVASRVCYTFNEQGRKLRMLKKTGEILDK
- the rplN gene encoding 50S ribosomal protein L14, whose translation is MIQPQTYLTVADNSGARKLMCIRVLGGGGGNRRYGNVGDVIIAVVKDASPNMAVKKSDVVRAVIVRTRKGMNRDSGMCIRFDDNAAVIINADGNPRGTRVFGPVARELRDKNFTKIVSLAPEVL
- the rpsQ gene encoding 30S ribosomal protein S17, with the protein product MAVKERVGLVVSDKMQKTVVVAIENRSPHPKYGKIVVRTQRYKVHDEENKCVVGDRVRIQETRPLSKTKRWVVIDILNRTVATTEATEEAQP
- the rpmC gene encoding 50S ribosomal protein L29; translation: MALPKISEARSLNDEELNEQINAVKKQLFQLRLQKATRQLEKPHMFRHAKHRLAQLLSVEHERKLAAIAVPE
- the rplP gene encoding 50S ribosomal protein L16, whose product is MLSPRRTKFRKQQRGRMRGLATKGSTLNFGDYGLQAQEPSWITSRQIEASRRAMNRYLRRGGKIWIRIFPDKPVTMRPAETRMGSGKGSPEFWVAVVKPGRILFEITGVPEATAREAMRLASHKLPIHTKFIMREQLEEV
- the rpsC gene encoding 30S ribosomal protein S3, with translation MGQKINPVGFRLGITQEHRSQWFADPQRYPSLLQEDYKLRQYIEKKLGRLAANNAGIAEVKISRKADQIELEVSTARPGVVVGRGGTGIEALRNGLNELLGGNRQIRINVVEVPQVDANAYLIAEYIAGQLERRVSFRRVVRQSIQRAQRAGIQGIRIQVGGRLNGAEIARTEWTREGRVPLHTLRADIDYAYCTAKTIYGILGVKVWVFKGEIIPGQEQQPTPDDNNQPRRRQGRRRQQFEDRSNEGN
- the rplV gene encoding 50S ribosomal protein L22; translation: MATDQKEIKAIARYIRMSPFKVRRVLDQIRGRSYREALIILEFMPYRACDPVLKVLRSAVANAEHNEGLDPAELKISQAFADQGPVLKRFQPRAQGRAYQIRKPTCHITVAVAIGAPTK